A single genomic interval of Mucilaginibacter robiniae harbors:
- the pheT gene encoding phenylalanine--tRNA ligase subunit beta has product MKISYNWLKEFISTDKTPEEISHILTGIGLEVESLEKVQAIPGGLEGLVIGYVQDAQQHPNADRLRVTKVDVGGPEVLQIVCGAPNVAAGQKVVVATVGTTVHPTHGEPFKINKSKIRGEVSEGMICSEDEVGLGESHAGIMELDADAQVGSLAKEYFKLNDDYLFEIGLTPNRADATSHLGTARDIAAFLRIAVQKPDISAFQVNNQDRTIPVTVEAQSACPRYASLTISGVTVQESPKWLKERLAVIGVRAINNIVDVTNYVLHELGQPLHAFDADAIQGNKVLVKTYPEGTTFTTLDEVERKLSADDLMIGNAEAPMCIAGVFGGAESGVKETTTAVFLESAYFNPVSVRKTSKRHGLKTDASFRFERGVDPNITVFALKRAALLIQEVAGGQISSNISDIYTSPVDPFAVEITYRNVNRLIGKSIGQDTIKEIIRALDIDIIRESPEGLSLKVPPYRVDVIREVDVIEEILRIYGYNNIEIPTQIRASLNNSVRPEKDTVQNAIAELLTGNGFNEILSNSLTSSSYAGSLDSAVKILNPLSSDLDIMRQTLLYSGLEAVAYNQNRRNADLKFYEFGKTYFYEEGKFSENHHLALFITGNQQQEQWNQKANSSSFYHLKAVVDGLLERLNIKDFTNDEVISQELVYGLQYNYKGSKTLVKFGAVLPDALKLTGVEKEVFYADFNFDVLLSLVRKNKIVNKEISKFPAVRRDLSMLVDKAITFGQLKQIAQKTERKLLTDVNVFDVYQGDKLPAGKKSYALSFVLQDEEKTLTDKAIDAIMQKLIHNFGKEAGAEVRK; this is encoded by the coding sequence ATGAAGATTTCGTACAACTGGCTGAAAGAATTTATCAGCACCGATAAAACGCCTGAAGAAATATCACATATCCTGACCGGCATTGGGCTGGAAGTGGAAAGTCTGGAAAAAGTGCAAGCCATTCCCGGCGGATTGGAGGGTTTGGTTATAGGTTATGTACAAGATGCTCAGCAACATCCTAATGCCGACCGATTGCGGGTTACCAAAGTAGATGTAGGTGGCCCCGAGGTGTTGCAAATTGTTTGTGGTGCGCCTAACGTAGCTGCCGGGCAAAAAGTAGTAGTAGCAACCGTAGGTACTACCGTGCATCCTACACATGGCGAGCCTTTTAAAATCAATAAATCTAAAATAAGGGGTGAAGTATCGGAAGGCATGATCTGCTCGGAAGATGAAGTCGGTTTGGGTGAATCTCATGCTGGTATTATGGAACTGGATGCAGATGCACAGGTGGGAAGCTTGGCTAAAGAATATTTTAAGCTGAATGATGATTACTTGTTTGAAATCGGCTTAACCCCTAACCGGGCTGATGCAACTTCGCATTTGGGTACAGCACGTGATATTGCTGCCTTTTTACGAATTGCAGTTCAGAAACCTGATATTTCAGCGTTTCAGGTAAATAATCAGGATCGTACCATTCCGGTAACGGTAGAGGCACAAAGTGCTTGTCCGCGATATGCCAGTTTAACTATTTCAGGTGTTACTGTTCAGGAATCACCTAAGTGGTTAAAGGAGCGTTTAGCCGTTATTGGCGTTCGGGCCATCAATAATATTGTAGATGTAACCAACTATGTGTTGCATGAGCTAGGCCAACCTTTACATGCCTTTGATGCGGATGCTATTCAGGGTAATAAAGTTTTAGTAAAAACCTATCCGGAAGGAACTACTTTCACCACGCTGGATGAGGTAGAACGTAAACTATCTGCTGATGATTTGATGATTGGCAATGCCGAAGCCCCGATGTGTATAGCCGGTGTATTTGGCGGTGCCGAATCGGGCGTGAAAGAAACCACTACTGCAGTGTTTTTGGAAAGCGCTTACTTTAACCCGGTATCAGTTCGTAAAACTTCTAAACGGCATGGCTTAAAAACTGATGCCTCATTCCGTTTTGAGCGTGGTGTAGATCCGAACATTACTGTGTTTGCATTAAAACGTGCGGCGCTGCTGATACAAGAGGTAGCTGGCGGCCAGATATCTTCCAATATTTCCGATATCTATACATCGCCTGTTGATCCTTTTGCTGTAGAAATTACGTACCGCAATGTAAACCGACTGATCGGTAAATCTATCGGGCAGGATACGATTAAGGAAATTATCCGTGCACTGGATATCGATATTATTCGTGAGTCGCCTGAAGGTTTATCCTTGAAAGTACCGCCTTACCGTGTAGATGTTATCCGCGAAGTAGATGTGATTGAAGAAATATTGCGCATTTACGGCTATAACAATATTGAAATTCCAACCCAGATTAGGGCATCTCTTAACAACTCCGTACGGCCTGAAAAAGACACCGTGCAAAATGCGATTGCCGAGCTGCTAACCGGAAATGGGTTTAATGAAATTTTATCCAACTCATTAACCAGTTCATCTTATGCGGGTAGTTTGGATAGCGCGGTTAAAATCTTGAATCCGTTAAGCAGCGATTTGGATATAATGCGCCAAACCTTATTGTACTCGGGTTTGGAAGCTGTGGCTTATAACCAGAACCGCCGTAATGCTGATTTAAAGTTTTATGAGTTTGGCAAAACTTACTTTTATGAAGAAGGTAAGTTTTCTGAAAATCACCACTTGGCTTTGTTTATCACCGGCAACCAACAGCAGGAGCAATGGAATCAAAAAGCCAATTCGTCTTCCTTCTATCATTTAAAAGCGGTAGTTGATGGTTTGCTGGAGCGTTTAAATATTAAAGATTTTACCAATGATGAAGTAATTAGCCAGGAACTGGTTTATGGCTTGCAATACAATTATAAAGGAAGCAAAACCCTGGTGAAATTTGGCGCGGTGCTGCCTGATGCTTTGAAATTAACGGGTGTAGAAAAAGAAGTGTTTTATGCCGATTTTAACTTTGATGTGCTGCTATCGTTAGTGCGTAAAAATAAAATCGTTAATAAAGAAATTTCTAAGTTCCCGGCCGTACGGCGTGATTTGTCTATGCTGGTAGATAAAGCCATTACATTCGGTCAACTAAAACAAATAGCCCAAAAAACGGAGCGTAAATTGTTAACAGATGTAAATGTGTTTGACGTTTACCAGGGGGATAAATTACCGGCGGGTAAAAAATCATACGCGCTAAGCTTTGTGTTGCAGGATGAAGAAAAAACACTGACCGATAAAGCTATTGATGCCATTATGCAAAAATTAATACATAATTTTGGCAAAGAAGCCGGAGCGGAGGTTAGAAAATAG
- a CDS encoding cell division protein ZapA, giving the protein MGEISIKINIADRVYPLKVSMEEEELIRRAAKLVNDRIKEYQENYAVKDKQDLLSMCVLHYATASLKAERKVTVEDTTAAEKAYQLDHMLNEFFGKQ; this is encoded by the coding sequence ATGGGAGAAATCTCTATAAAAATAAATATTGCTGACCGTGTTTACCCTTTAAAAGTAAGCATGGAGGAAGAAGAATTGATAAGAAGGGCAGCAAAGTTGGTTAACGACCGCATAAAAGAATACCAGGAAAATTATGCGGTAAAAGATAAGCAGGATTTGCTTTCCATGTGTGTGTTGCATTATGCAACGGCATCATTAAAAGCAGAACGCAAAGTAACGGTAGAAGATACTACCGCTGCTGAAAAAGCTTATCAGTTAGATCATATGCTCAATGAGTTCTTCGGCAAACAGTAA
- the rny gene encoding ribonuclease Y — MNILYIIIGLLIGAIIGILIGRYLLRKLFKEQEIAAQTKVKKILKDAENNAEILKKNKLLEAKEKFLQLKTEHEQEVNTKNNSISQRENSIKQKEQSLNSKLENASRKDHELDNVRKNLEKQTDLVHKKQEEVEHLKQQHVQQLEAIAGLTAEEAKNQLVDTLREEARTKAMIQIKDIVDEAKLTATKEAKKVVIQTIQRTATESAIENTVSIFNIENDEIKGRIIGREGRNIRALEAATGIEIIVDDTPEAIILSGFDPVRREIARLAMHRLVTDGRIHPARIEEVVAKTRKQIEEEIVEIGERTVIDLGIHGLHPELIRMVGRMRYRSSYGQNLLQHSREVANFCATMAAELGLNVKLAKRAGLLHDIGKVPDDNPELPHAILGMQLAEKYKEHPEVCNAIGAHHDEIEMTSMISPIVQACDAISGARPGARREVVESYIKRLKELEELALSYPGVEKTFAIQAGRELRVVVESEKVSDAQSEVLAADISNRIQTEMTYPGQIKVTVIRETRSVAFAK, encoded by the coding sequence ATGAACATTTTATATATCATCATTGGCCTATTGATAGGTGCTATTATCGGCATCCTCATTGGCCGCTACCTGCTCAGGAAACTGTTTAAGGAGCAGGAGATAGCAGCGCAAACCAAAGTCAAGAAAATATTGAAAGACGCGGAAAATAATGCTGAAATTTTAAAGAAAAATAAGCTGCTGGAAGCTAAAGAGAAGTTTTTACAATTGAAAACTGAACATGAGCAGGAAGTAAACACTAAAAACAACTCTATCAGCCAGCGCGAAAACTCTATCAAGCAAAAAGAACAATCACTAAATTCTAAGCTGGAAAACGCGAGCCGCAAAGATCATGAACTGGATAATGTACGCAAGAACCTGGAAAAACAAACCGACTTGGTACATAAAAAACAGGAAGAGGTAGAGCATTTAAAACAGCAGCATGTACAACAACTGGAAGCTATTGCGGGCCTTACTGCCGAAGAAGCTAAAAACCAGTTGGTAGATACACTGCGTGAAGAAGCCCGTACCAAAGCCATGATACAAATTAAAGATATTGTGGATGAAGCTAAGCTGACCGCTACTAAAGAAGCCAAGAAAGTAGTTATACAAACCATACAGCGTACCGCTACTGAAAGCGCGATTGAAAACACCGTATCAATTTTCAATATTGAAAATGACGAAATTAAAGGCCGTATTATAGGTCGTGAAGGTCGTAATATTCGTGCGCTGGAAGCGGCAACTGGTATTGAGATTATTGTGGATGATACACCGGAAGCTATCATTTTATCAGGCTTTGACCCGGTACGTCGTGAAATTGCCCGGTTAGCTATGCACCGTCTGGTTACTGATGGCCGTATTCACCCGGCTCGTATTGAAGAGGTAGTAGCTAAAACCCGCAAGCAGATTGAAGAAGAAATTGTTGAGATAGGCGAGCGTACCGTAATTGACTTGGGTATTCATGGTTTACATCCTGAATTGATCCGGATGGTGGGTCGTATGCGCTATCGTTCATCTTACGGCCAAAACCTGTTGCAGCACTCTCGTGAGGTAGCTAACTTCTGTGCTACGATGGCTGCCGAGTTGGGCTTGAATGTTAAACTAGCTAAACGTGCCGGTTTACTGCATGATATTGGCAAAGTGCCTGATGATAATCCTGAATTGCCTCACGCTATATTAGGTATGCAACTGGCTGAAAAGTATAAAGAACATCCGGAAGTATGTAACGCCATCGGTGCTCACCATGACGAAATTGAAATGACTTCCATGATTTCGCCTATTGTGCAGGCTTGCGATGCTATATCAGGTGCCCGTCCGGGTGCTCGCCGTGAGGTGGTGGAAAGCTACATCAAACGTTTAAAAGAGCTGGAAGAGCTGGCTTTATCATACCCAGGTGTGGAAAAAACATTTGCTATACAGGCTGGCCGCGAACTACGTGTAGTAGTAGAGAGTGAAAAGGTAAGTGATGCACAATCAGAAGTATTAGCTGCTGATATTTCAAACCGTATCCAAACCGAAATGACTTATCCTGGTCAAATTAAGGTAACTGTAATTCGTGAAACACGTTCAGTAGCCTTTGCTAAGTAA
- a CDS encoding Mpo1 family 2-hydroxy fatty acid dioxygenase, producing MKPTEVRPIDQYFQTFNQTHQNKTNRIIQCICLPLLLFSIIGLAWAIPFPHLGFLGTYNGYINWASILIAVLIYYYLKLSPMLSYVMLLILFAFSYGIIELQQWEGTGGPALAFTSVTLLIIAVAGLIIGQRKEKLQHVLVLNWKLLLIGPLWLIHLLLKKANIKY from the coding sequence ATGAAACCTACAGAAGTACGTCCTATCGACCAATATTTCCAAACCTTCAACCAAACTCATCAAAATAAAACCAACCGGATTATACAATGTATTTGCCTGCCACTTTTGCTGTTCAGTATAATTGGGTTGGCATGGGCTATACCTTTTCCGCATTTAGGCTTTTTAGGGACATATAATGGTTATATTAACTGGGCTTCTATACTAATTGCTGTACTAATCTATTATTACCTGAAACTTTCTCCGATGTTGTCTTATGTCATGTTATTGATATTGTTCGCATTTTCATATGGCATTATCGAGCTGCAGCAATGGGAGGGTACAGGCGGGCCGGCTTTAGCTTTTACCAGTGTTACCTTATTGATTATAGCTGTAGCCGGATTAATAATCGGGCAAAGAAAGGAAAAGCTGCAACATGTACTGGTGCTTAATTGGAAGCTGCTGCTAATTGGCCCGTTATGGTTAATTCATCTGCTCTTGAAGAAAGCCAACATAAAATATTAA
- a CDS encoding winged helix-turn-helix domain-containing protein, whose amino-acid sequence MLDTLITSKTRIKLLLKFFLNSNNRSYLRELEAEFGESTNAIRVELNRLEEAGLLVSFAEGNKKIYQANKNHSVFNDIHNLLIKFVGIDEIIEKVLRRIGDLQSAYITGDFARGIDSKQMDLLLVGHQLNEKYIAGLVEKVEGLVRRKVNWLVLEEKNAGAYLAQYPHLLIWHVNQSQQTVNHYSYK is encoded by the coding sequence ATGCTCGATACCCTGATTACATCAAAAACCCGGATCAAATTACTGTTAAAGTTCTTCCTGAACAGTAATAACAGATCGTATTTACGGGAGCTGGAAGCCGAATTTGGTGAATCAACCAATGCTATAAGGGTAGAGTTAAACCGCCTGGAAGAGGCTGGTTTGTTAGTTTCTTTTGCTGAAGGTAACAAGAAGATTTACCAAGCTAATAAAAATCATTCTGTATTTAATGACATTCATAACCTGCTCATCAAGTTTGTAGGTATTGATGAAATCATAGAAAAAGTATTGCGCCGAATAGGAGACCTGCAATCGGCTTACATTACTGGCGATTTTGCCCGTGGTATTGATAGCAAACAGATGGACTTGCTATTGGTAGGACATCAGCTTAACGAAAAATACATAGCCGGCTTAGTGGAAAAGGTAGAGGGGTTGGTACGCCGAAAAGTTAATTGGTTGGTGCTGGAAGAAAAAAACGCAGGCGCTTATCTGGCTCAGTATCCGCATTTACTGATTTGGCATGTAAATCAGTCACAACAAACAGTTAATCATTATTCGTATAAATAA
- a CDS encoding ABC transporter permease produces MSTTAEDWDIELKPQDNVFNLHLKDVWNYRDLLWLLVRRDFVSFYKQTIFGPIWFFIQPIFTTITFTIIFGNLAKISTSGAPAPLFYMAGTVSWNYFADCLNKTSTVFRDNANIFGKVYFPRLIMPLSIIFSNLVKFGVQLTLFVVLMVYYLFQGNRIEPNWYMLLFPLIIVLMAGMGLGLGLIITALTTKYRDLVFLVTFGVQLLMYATPVIYPLSTAPEKYRDLIALNPLSGLIETIRYGFLGTGQFYPGAFAYSVVASIVIFFLGLVVFNRVEKNFVDTV; encoded by the coding sequence ATGAGTACCACTGCCGAAGACTGGGACATCGAACTCAAACCTCAAGACAATGTATTCAATTTGCACTTAAAAGATGTGTGGAACTACCGCGATCTTTTATGGCTGTTGGTACGGCGCGACTTTGTGTCTTTTTACAAGCAGACCATTTTTGGCCCGATATGGTTCTTTATCCAACCCATATTTACTACCATAACCTTCACCATTATATTTGGTAATCTGGCCAAAATCAGTACCAGTGGCGCGCCTGCTCCCTTGTTTTACATGGCTGGTACTGTATCCTGGAACTATTTTGCTGACTGTTTAAATAAAACCTCTACGGTATTCAGGGATAATGCGAACATTTTCGGGAAGGTTTACTTTCCGAGGTTAATTATGCCGCTGAGTATCATATTTTCTAACTTGGTTAAGTTTGGTGTGCAACTAACCTTGTTTGTGGTATTAATGGTGTATTACCTGTTTCAGGGTAACCGCATTGAGCCTAACTGGTATATGTTGCTTTTCCCGCTTATTATTGTGCTAATGGCTGGTATGGGTTTAGGGTTGGGCTTAATTATTACAGCATTAACTACCAAATACCGCGATTTGGTGTTCCTGGTAACTTTTGGTGTGCAACTGTTAATGTATGCTACACCGGTTATTTATCCTTTATCTACCGCGCCTGAAAAATATCGTGATTTAATCGCATTAAACCCGTTGAGCGGTTTGATTGAAACCATCCGCTATGGGTTTTTAGGTACTGGTCAGTTCTACCCGGGGGCATTTGCCTATAGTGTAGTAGCCAGCATCGTGATATTTTTCTTGGGTTTGGTTGTGTTTAACCGGGTTGAAAAGAACTTCGTTGATACGGTTTAA
- a CDS encoding ABC transporter ATP-binding protein, whose product MSKIAIKAENLSKAYQLGEFSTGTLSRDIQRRIALMRGKEDPYLKIGETNDRTSKGASDIVWSLKDINFEINQGDAVGVIGRNGAGKSTLLKVLSRVTTPSTGSIKIKGRVASLLEVGTGFHPELTGRENIFLNGAILGMRKHEIKKHFDAIVDFAGVERYIDTPVKRYSSGMYVRLAFAVAAHLESEILIVDEVLAVGDAEFQKKCLGKMGDVNKGEGRTVLFVSHSMQSIAALTTKTLLLSNGSIAFEGNTQTGIKKYYEYKGQQSLVYTNQPSSDAPVITKVTVNTSEANNLHLQGKPLKIDFEINTPYPIGEAIFSFLILNSSQVKVAHVLVRDDEMSLCRETGVHKFSCSFPQLRLYPDNYSLIINFSDHRSGKKFEVLEGICPFEVQVHELRKYYWYPNAATYVEDHVWQLES is encoded by the coding sequence ATGAGCAAGATTGCTATAAAAGCAGAAAACTTAAGCAAAGCCTACCAGTTAGGCGAGTTCAGCACGGGTACACTGAGCCGGGATATTCAGCGCCGCATTGCTTTAATGCGCGGTAAAGAAGACCCTTACCTGAAAATAGGGGAAACCAACGATCGTACCAGTAAAGGCGCTAGCGACATTGTATGGAGCTTAAAAGATATCAACTTCGAAATTAATCAGGGCGATGCTGTTGGTGTGATTGGACGGAACGGCGCAGGTAAAAGTACGTTACTAAAAGTATTAAGCCGTGTAACTACGCCAAGTACCGGTTCTATCAAAATAAAAGGGCGTGTAGCCAGTTTGCTGGAAGTAGGTACTGGTTTCCATCCGGAGTTAACCGGGCGCGAAAACATCTTTCTGAACGGTGCTATTTTAGGTATGCGCAAACACGAGATCAAAAAGCATTTTGATGCTATCGTTGATTTTGCTGGGGTGGAGCGTTACATCGATACACCAGTAAAGCGTTACTCAAGCGGTATGTACGTGCGTTTGGCCTTTGCAGTAGCTGCACACCTCGAATCAGAAATCTTGATTGTGGATGAGGTGCTGGCTGTAGGCGATGCTGAATTTCAGAAGAAATGCTTGGGGAAAATGGGTGACGTAAATAAAGGCGAAGGTCGTACAGTTTTATTTGTAAGCCATAGCATGCAATCTATAGCCGCGTTAACTACCAAAACTTTGCTGCTCAGCAATGGCTCTATCGCCTTTGAAGGTAATACACAAACCGGTATAAAAAAGTATTATGAGTATAAAGGTCAGCAATCGTTAGTTTACACCAATCAGCCTTCTTCTGATGCGCCAGTGATTACCAAAGTAACTGTTAATACTTCCGAAGCCAATAACCTGCATTTGCAAGGTAAGCCGTTAAAAATAGATTTCGAGATTAACACGCCTTACCCCATTGGTGAAGCAATATTTTCCTTCTTAATTCTAAATTCTTCACAGGTAAAGGTAGCGCACGTATTAGTGAGAGATGATGAAATGTCGTTATGCCGCGAAACTGGTGTGCACAAATTTAGCTGTAGCTTTCCGCAGTTGCGCTTATACCCGGATAACTATTCATTAATCATCAACTTTTCCGATCACCGGTCGGGTAAAAAGTTTGAGGTGCTGGAGGGAATATGTCCGTTCGAGGTACAGGTACATGAGCTTAGAAAATACTACTGGTACCCGAATGCAGCTACTTATGTAGAAGATCACGTATGGCAATTAGAAAGCTAG
- a CDS encoding acyltransferase: protein MLLKLHEYFYKKINNLKRAQLFNDKRYNVQVASSFKFNFHLSQFTIKANGAFVAAKNVVFREYCSILIGDKAQLTLGENVFFNRYSSINCFGTITIGDNSIFGEGVKLYDHNHQFRASDRPIWDQGYKIGSITIGKNCWVGANVTILNNVTIGDNVVIGAGCLIYKDVPSNCIVKNKVDHLVEAYR, encoded by the coding sequence ATGTTATTGAAGCTGCACGAATACTTTTACAAGAAGATAAACAACCTCAAACGGGCACAACTATTTAACGATAAAAGGTATAATGTTCAGGTAGCTTCTTCCTTTAAGTTTAATTTTCATTTAAGTCAGTTTACCATAAAAGCAAACGGTGCTTTTGTGGCTGCCAAAAACGTGGTTTTTAGAGAGTACTGTAGCATACTCATCGGTGATAAGGCTCAACTTACTTTGGGCGAAAATGTGTTTTTCAATCGGTACTCCTCTATCAATTGTTTTGGTACCATCACCATTGGCGACAACAGTATTTTTGGCGAAGGTGTAAAGCTGTACGATCATAATCATCAGTTCAGAGCATCCGATCGGCCAATATGGGATCAGGGTTATAAGATTGGGAGCATTACCATTGGCAAAAACTGCTGGGTGGGTGCTAACGTAACCATCCTCAACAATGTAACCATTGGCGATAATGTAGTTATTGGTGCTGGTTGCCTTATTTATAAAGATGTACCCTCCAATTGCATAGTTAAAAACAAAGTTGACCACTTGGTGGAAGCATACCGGTAG
- a CDS encoding glycosyltransferase yields MSSPINLAIFSPNANAYSETFIQAHKQLPFQVKYYYDGFVPKALEGKGKLSNNALVNRVVSKLKPLPPNTSYSERNLEKSLLENKINCVLAEYGTTAAESLNVIRRLNLPLIVHFHGYDASKYDIIEKYRGKYTEIFTYAKAIIAVSKRMYNDLQALGCPTYKLHLITYGTNPDFFALKPTYTKPHFVGVGRFVDKKAPYLTLAALKEVVKVHPDVVLNLGGTGPLLNTCMNLAKLWNIEANVNFKGIMNPADVMRMFEDALGFVQHSVRASDGDSEGTPVAVIEASAAGLPVIASRHAGIPDVVIENETGLLFDELDVDTMTKHMISLLDDASLAESLGKKGRQNIQNNYTLDQHLAKITDLVNSSVN; encoded by the coding sequence ATGTCTAGTCCAATCAACTTAGCCATATTCTCGCCCAATGCCAATGCTTATTCTGAAACGTTTATTCAGGCGCATAAGCAGCTACCCTTTCAGGTAAAGTATTATTATGATGGTTTCGTACCTAAGGCATTAGAGGGTAAAGGGAAGTTAAGTAACAATGCGCTGGTTAATCGGGTAGTGAGCAAGTTAAAGCCATTGCCACCCAATACCTCTTACAGCGAGCGAAATCTGGAAAAATCATTACTCGAAAATAAGATCAACTGTGTGTTGGCCGAATATGGAACTACAGCAGCCGAAAGCTTGAATGTGATTAGACGGTTGAACTTGCCACTCATTGTACATTTTCATGGTTATGATGCCAGTAAGTACGATATTATAGAAAAATACCGGGGTAAATACACAGAAATATTTACCTACGCCAAGGCCATCATTGCGGTATCAAAACGCATGTATAATGATTTACAGGCTTTAGGTTGCCCTACCTATAAGTTGCATTTAATTACTTATGGTACTAATCCTGATTTTTTCGCTTTAAAGCCTACTTATACTAAGCCGCACTTTGTGGGGGTGGGTAGGTTTGTAGATAAAAAAGCGCCTTACCTGACCTTAGCTGCCTTGAAGGAAGTGGTTAAAGTTCATCCTGATGTGGTATTAAACTTAGGAGGAACAGGGCCGCTACTCAATACCTGCATGAACCTGGCTAAGCTGTGGAATATTGAGGCGAATGTAAACTTTAAAGGTATCATGAATCCGGCAGATGTAATGAGGATGTTTGAGGATGCATTAGGCTTTGTACAGCATTCTGTTAGGGCAAGTGATGGTGATTCGGAAGGTACGCCGGTAGCTGTGATCGAAGCTAGCGCTGCTGGTTTGCCGGTTATTGCCAGTCGGCATGCAGGCATACCTGATGTAGTTATAGAGAATGAAACCGGTTTGCTTTTTGACGAGCTAGATGTGGATACGATGACTAAGCACATGATTAGCTTATTGGATGATGCATCTTTAGCGGAAAGCTTGGGTAAAAAAGGACGACAAAATATACAGAACAATTACACGCTTGATCAGCACTTGGCAAAAATTACAGATTTGGTAAACAGCTCAGTCAACTAG
- a CDS encoding glycosyltransferase family 2 protein, which yields MPEVSIVVPAYNRADVIAETLDSVMNQDFTDWECLIIDDHSTDITAQICADYVARDSRFQFYLNKRSKGAQGARNTGIDKATGKYVIFLDSDDLLGSHCLSNRLAFAEQNPGYNYYCFATAVFKKVPYDTDKLWNYLNTNDNDLIRFLRQDMPWHTSGVLWKREVLQAIKGWDEKVSIWQDWDLHVNALLNKKLTYLKSTNEAVDSFYRKDNSEKAISSTEYAGKSFKTKLYLIEKYAELLPLKSEEVRFEFAKLIYRIADQTFRYFDKDVAIQLLRKWMVKLGYSNLFSKSWVWYMKVKLDKSSHQLLKKGAAIIPILYRKKTLLYNKRHHLTATLSSAK from the coding sequence ATGCCAGAAGTATCTATAGTAGTACCTGCTTATAACCGGGCCGATGTAATTGCCGAAACGTTAGATTCGGTAATGAACCAGGATTTTACCGATTGGGAATGCCTGATTATCGACGATCATTCTACTGATATTACAGCTCAGATTTGCGCAGATTATGTGGCACGTGATAGCCGTTTTCAGTTTTACCTGAACAAGCGGAGTAAAGGTGCGCAAGGGGCTCGTAATACCGGCATCGATAAAGCTACAGGCAAATACGTAATCTTTCTGGATTCGGATGATTTGCTCGGTTCCCATTGTTTGAGTAATCGACTGGCCTTTGCAGAACAGAACCCTGGCTATAATTATTACTGCTTCGCAACTGCTGTATTTAAAAAGGTTCCTTACGATACTGATAAGCTGTGGAACTATCTAAATACAAATGACAACGACCTGATTCGGTTTTTAAGGCAGGACATGCCTTGGCATACCAGTGGTGTGCTATGGAAAAGGGAAGTCTTACAGGCAATTAAAGGATGGGATGAAAAGGTATCTATCTGGCAGGACTGGGATTTGCATGTGAATGCTTTATTGAATAAAAAGCTGACTTATCTCAAAAGCACAAATGAAGCCGTTGATTCTTTTTACCGTAAGGATAACAGTGAAAAAGCAATTAGCAGTACTGAATATGCCGGTAAAAGCTTTAAAACCAAACTTTATTTAATTGAGAAATATGCTGAACTACTCCCATTGAAATCTGAAGAGGTAAGATTTGAGTTTGCTAAATTGATTTACCGCATTGCCGACCAAACCTTCAGATACTTTGATAAAGATGTAGCTATTCAACTATTAAGAAAATGGATGGTGAAGCTAGGTTACTCTAATTTGTTTAGTAAAAGCTGGGTTTGGTATATGAAGGTAAAACTTGATAAATCATCTCATCAATTGCTTAAAAAGGGGGCAGCCATTATTCCTATATTATATAGAAAGAAAACTTTGCTCTACAATAAACGCCATCATTTAACCGCAACACTAAGTTCTGCAAAATAA